The sequence CTGAGAAAGGAATTTTAGGAAAATACAAACTTGTAGACTTTTTGAGGTGGGCTTTTAGATTTAAGGGTTTTAAGGTTATAATGCAGTTTTGGGGGGGGGCGGGGTTAAGGTGAGGGTTGGTTTTGGATTATGTTTTGAAAATGGGGTAAAAGGGCACAAGCTGTCACCTCTCCAAACGCATAATTTCTTTATGCGTTTCTGCTTTATCATACCTGTCAGAGGGAGGCCATTTAAAGTTTGTCAttcaatccaattttatttatatagcgccagaTAAGACTAGACAAGATAAaaaccctacagtaatacagagaaaatcccaataaTTGAACAACCCACTGTGAGCgcacacttggtgacagtgggaaggaaaaactcccttttaacaggaagaaacctccagtagaGCCAGGCTCATGGAGGGGCAGCTATCAGCCGTGACCAGGTGATCACATGAAGTCACATGTTTGCGTGTTGGTTGGCATACTGCAGTTTCAGAAATTCACATATcacgttttatattttataaattgctatttatcacaatatatttgaaaatttgcgataaagATATAACGGACGATATAATTGGCGCGAGACAAAATAAATACCTTACAattccacaactttattagtgcaaaaaaagccccatcaatgtattttcacttaaacaagcagctgtttttttatgtgcattaaatctATATAAAaactttaacagtgcaaatgcaaattccttgctgacagtttaaccaaaaggcatttccagtggaaattggccgacatatcctcagcataaccatatataatatctacaaaacttaaaagaggttatacacacacaatacggtaatattatgttgaagcacagtacgtatcactccgccagGCTCCTGCCTGCGGttgccgtaatgctccgacagtccatcaagcggtgcgggttcgtagcttagcaaagtcgtactaaaacattttttgacagattttcgagcgccgtgtagcacataaaatcggttcgaggtcagtaaacacaaccagaattcatacataaggcacacgggattataaggagcacacaaaggattgattttaagtgcgtcTTATTTTCcgaaaaacacggtaataacgacggcccgctagcatgctctaccaaaaattgtCCTTTGGTGTGTATCTGACTTGCAAAAGCCAAActagttccacaccactgaagttgcagcatttttacaaaccaattctggttcatctgtttcattcaacgatcctcATTCTCCGtcaccgccatgctttttctgccatctgcgtatgaaaacaaagcatgtgCGTTTtccccatattctatcgccatatttcattttcttatcattgcctaacattaAACCGGTATTAcagtgaacggtatgatatgacCCAGCcctattgggggggggggtgtctttaATGCCTGATCATGTATTGAAGGAGCCATATgttgaatgtgtgcgtgaatgggtggatgactggatatgtaaagcgctttgggatccttagggactagtaaggcgctatataaatgcaggccatttaccatatgttACAGCTAGTTGCCTTCAAAACGATGTTGCTTAAACTTAAATTTTAATAACCAGTTGAGTCAAAGACCGTTTCCTGATGGGGTTAGTCATAATCCTGCGTGGAGAATTTTAAAAGTGCCGTTTCAGAGTTGATCACATGAGCCTCGAGCATCCATCCATTCTGTTCAGACTTGTTCCACTTTAAGCTCCATGCTGAAAAGAGACTTTTTGTTTGGAGTAAGAGGGGAAATCAAGCCTCCGGCTCTTTTTTATAAGGTATCGTTGCCAaaatagctgctgctgctgctgttggagtCTTGATGTGTGGGGACTTCAGGGAGTTTGCTTTCTTTTGATCAATCCTTTATAATCACAACATTGTATTACCCAGTGCTATTTTAAGCTGGcttatgattaaaaataaaaaaaacaaaagcttgaGGGTGATCATTAAGGAGTTGCTACTCCCCCCGTGACTATTTGTTCTGGTTTTGCTATTTGCTCAGAGATGAGGGTCAGCGAGTCGAAGTCCAGGCTGTTTATCACAGAGTgatgaaatgtgtttaacatttgAGGAGCAGTGAACTCTAACCTCACAGTCTGACTGCACTGAGCTTTGAGTTAAATACTGATAACTGTCCCACTTTGCCTGCAGCCCTTTTTTCTTGTGGAGAGATGGTTCCTTTCCtaaaacatcagaaagtgatgtaagcagtttttttgttttttttcttcctaaccTTTCTCTACTCGTTCTGCTTCCTGTGCAGgccttcacacacacagcacagtaTGATGAGGCTATATCCGACTACTTCCGCGGGCAGTACAGCCGCGGCGTGTCCCAGCTGCCTCTGCGATACGGCATGAACCCCCACCAAGCACCCGCTCAAATCTACACTCTGCGCGCGGCTCTGCCGCTCACAGGTACCCTCACACCACGCCATGCCACGCCGCAATCTGTCCTTTAATGTCACCCATCCCCTTTTAACGTTCCCTCTCTTAGTGGTCAACGGTGCTCCTGGCTTTATCAACCTGTGCGACGCTCTGAACGCGTGGCAGCTCGTTAGGGAGCTGAAGAGAGCCCTCAGCATGGCTGCAGCGACTTCCTTCAAACACGTCAGCCCTGCTGGTAAGAAAGAAAGACCCCATTCAGACGCACTCTTACAGTTAACAGTGTCCACATAGATCTGACAATGAAAGCTGTCACCTTGTTTCTGAAGGAGCCGCAGTAGGAGTTCCTCTGACCGAGGAAGAGGCCAAAGTGTGCATGGTGCACGACATGCTGAAGGACCTCAGCCCACTCGCCACCGCCTACGCAAGGGCAAGAGGTTAAAAAGTCACCTGTATAGCTGATGCCCTGAAAATGATTGTGTGCTGggtgctctctctttttttctttttttttaatatgttataCATTTACTCTGTGCCTCCAGGTTCAGACAGGATGTCTTCATTTGGAGATTTCATTGCTCTGTCAGATGTGTGTGACGTTCCCACTGCTAAGATCATATCAAGAGAGGTAAATAAGAGAgcaagctttttattttttttaatcattaaaattataaagataataataatagtattttttgTGATGTAACATTCTTAGGTCTCAGACGGTATCATTGCTCCTGGTTATGATGAGGAGGCACTCAAAATCCTTTCCAAAAAGAAGAATGGCAACTACTGTGTGCTTCAGGTGAGGGCGCTGTTTCCCCACGTCTGTATTTGTCTCTGGTTTTGgaagcatgtctttggacgtaCTGATTAGCTTAAAAACCTCATAATTCTCAGACACATGCAGATTGAATaacctgctctttttttttttttttttttttttttttctaggcaGATAATGTAACTGAAGTAGTTGCAAGTCATACTGAAGATAAAAATGTGTACAGTACATGCATGCTATGTAAACTGGGTTATGGGTTATGTCCGTGCTTGTGTCTCAGATGGATCCTGACTACGAGCCCGATGACACCGAGGTGAGAGTGTTGTTTGGTCTCTATCTCAAACAAAAGAGGAATGGAGGACGTATCAATAAGGACTTCTTCAGCAACGTTGTTTCCAAAGGCTCGGTAAGACACTGAAGTGTGTTAACGTTTTACTGACTCGATCCAATCTGACAGATTCTTCTCTTGTGTCCTAAAGCTCTCTGAGGAAGCTGTGCGTGACCTCACCGTGGCAACCATCGCCGTCAAGTACACGCAGTCTAACTCTGTGTGCTATGCTAAAGACGGACAGGTAAGAGGTGGCGCATAAATGAGGAAGGAATCCAGAGGAGCCTCAGTTGTTCCCCAATCTTTCTTCACCTGTGTTTTCCAGGTTATCGGTATTGGTGCAGGGCAGCAGTCTCGTATCCACTGCACTCGGCTGGCGGGTGACAAAGCTGACAACTGGTGGCTCAGGCACCACCCTCGAGTCCTGAGCATGAAGTTTCGCAGTGGTGTGAAGAGAGCAGAGATGGCCAACGCAATCGACCAGTATGTGAGCGACACCATTGGAGAGGTGAGGGAGTAACATTTGGAGACGTGCACTGTAGTTACCAGTGAGGAAAAAGTacaactgtgtttttattttgtttggatGTAAACATTTCAAGACTGcatttgtgtttatgtgaatATTTAAAATGCGTACATGCAACCCTTTGTGTCTTAAATGCAAAGAGGAACTCAGCTTCTGACATGGAcacaaat comes from Astatotilapia calliptera chromosome 1, fAstCal1.2, whole genome shotgun sequence and encodes:
- the atic gene encoding bifunctional purine biosynthesis protein ATIC — translated: MASSELALLSVSDKTGLLDFAKRLVGVGLSLVASGGTAKALRDAGLAVRDVSELTGHPEMLGGRVKTLHPAVHGGILARKTPSDTADMEKLGYSLVRVVVCNLYPFIKTVSNPDVTVEDAVEQIDIGGVTLLRAAAKNHARVTIVCDPADYLLVAKEMENSADKDTTLETRRTLALKAFTHTAQYDEAISDYFRGQYSRGVSQLPLRYGMNPHQAPAQIYTLRAALPLTVVNGAPGFINLCDALNAWQLVRELKRALSMAAATSFKHVSPAGAAVGVPLTEEEAKVCMVHDMLKDLSPLATAYARARGSDRMSSFGDFIALSDVCDVPTAKIISREVSDGIIAPGYDEEALKILSKKKNGNYCVLQMDPDYEPDDTEVRVLFGLYLKQKRNGGRINKDFFSNVVSKGSLSEEAVRDLTVATIAVKYTQSNSVCYAKDGQVIGIGAGQQSRIHCTRLAGDKADNWWLRHHPRVLSMKFRSGVKRAEMANAIDQYVSDTIGEGPDLEVWKSMYEEVPELLSETEKKNWISSLQAVAVSSDAFFPFRDNIDRAKRSGVQYIAAPAGSAADEVVINACNEQGITLVHTSLRLFHH